In the Desulfitobacterium hafniense DCB-2 genome, CCTTTTCCTTATTTCACGCACAGGAAAATTCATCAATCAAAAGGGCTTTTTATATACAGCGGTGGGGATCTTAATCGTCGGAGAAATTATGGGGAGGTATCTTTTCTATACCTCCGGCATTCCCATTGGCTTAGGCATACTCTAAACATCCGGATTGATTAAAATACAAAGGCTTAGAAATGATTGTTCATTTCTAAGCCTTTGTCATGTGGAATCCTTCTTATTTTATTCCAAAATGATGACATTAACAGGACACATATCGGCAGCTTCCTTGGCACTCTCTTCCAGTTCCGCTGGAACAGGATTAACATAAGCCTCAGCCAGTCCGTCATCATTCATCCGAAAGATCTCCGGGCATACAGCTTCGCAGGAGCCACAACCAATGCAGTCAGATTCTACAGTTGCATACATGATAATTCCCCTCCCTTTCTATGTACTTGCCTACATTGTAACAGAATAGTGCAGAATTTGGCAGTATTTTTTTCTTGAAGAATTTTGTCGTTTTGAAGGATATTAATTGTCTTTACAATTGCGAAGATTTGGTTTACTCTTGGAATAGAAGTATACTAGTATATACAACTATACTAAAAGGAGGTCTTTATTTTGAGCGGTGAATTAGCGAAAAAACTGGGAGCACTGGATGAGGATGCCGTCTTGGCGGGAGTACAGGCGTTAAAGGAACAAGGCGTTCCTGGGCTGGATATCATTCAGGAGCTGCAGGAAGGCATGCAGGCGGTTGGTCAAAAGTATGAAGCGAAAGAGTATTTTCTCTCTGAATTGATTATGTCGGCTGAAATTTTCAATGAAGCGATCAGTGCACTGGGTGATTTATCCGGAACAGAGCAATCTCATTTAGGAAATTTCGTCTTGGGCACAATCTATGGCGATATCCACGACATCGGGAAAAACATTGTCAGCACGGTTTTAAAATGCAATGGCTTTAACGTGATTGATCTTGGCGTTGATGTACCTACTGAAAAATTTATCGAAGGGATCAAAGAATATAAGCCAAAGGTCATCGGGTTCTCCTGTTTGCTTACGACTGCCTTTGATAATATAAAGGCGGCCATCGAAGAGATTGAAAAAGCCGGCCTCAGGAATGAGCTGAGAATTCTTATCGGCGGCGGTCCTGTTGACCAATCGGT is a window encoding:
- a CDS encoding ferredoxin, which codes for MYATVESDCIGCGSCEAVCPEIFRMNDDGLAEAYVNPVPAELEESAKEAADMCPVNVIILE
- a CDS encoding cobalamin B12-binding domain-containing protein; amino-acid sequence: MSGELAKKLGALDEDAVLAGVQALKEQGVPGLDIIQELQEGMQAVGQKYEAKEYFLSELIMSAEIFNEAISALGDLSGTEQSHLGNFVLGTIYGDIHDIGKNIVSTVLKCNGFNVIDLGVDVPTEKFIEGIKEYKPKVIGFSCLLTTAFDNIKAAIEEIEKAGLRNELRILIGGGPVDQSVCDYVKADAVCRSAQEAVEVAQKFSA